One genomic segment of Brevibacillus laterosporus LMG 15441 includes these proteins:
- a CDS encoding NAD(P)-binding domain-containing protein produces MLIVRQQEVKQLLSMKEAIEAVSHSLIEFSNERTVSPIRLSVPVKQGNGTALFMPALVPAMESLGMKYVSFFPGNKTKGKSSITGLMILCDMQTGEPLLLLDASYLTIIRTGAVSGLATQHLARQDASILGVIGTGAQAQGLILAMLAVRPLKEIRLYNRTQQKAEQLKIELQQSQQGRDLLIHVVPEANQAVVGADIVITATNATNPVFSADAISAGVHINAIGSFQPHMQEIPTDVLTKADKVIVEGKEAALAESGDLLLPIQEGVFSSQQVYAELGEIADGQKPGRETTNEVTLFKSVGLAVMDVGVAWAIYKKARQAGIGQEIELV; encoded by the coding sequence ATGCTGATTGTAAGGCAACAGGAAGTGAAACAGTTGCTTAGTATGAAAGAAGCTATTGAAGCCGTGTCTCATTCTTTGATTGAATTTTCGAACGAAAGGACGGTTAGTCCCATTCGATTGTCTGTACCTGTAAAACAAGGCAACGGTACAGCTTTGTTTATGCCAGCTCTTGTTCCAGCTATGGAGAGCCTTGGCATGAAATATGTTTCCTTTTTTCCAGGTAATAAGACAAAGGGGAAGTCTAGTATTACAGGGCTCATGATCCTCTGTGATATGCAGACGGGAGAACCCCTTCTGTTATTAGATGCGTCCTATTTGACGATCATACGTACGGGTGCAGTATCTGGTTTAGCTACTCAGCATTTGGCTCGTCAGGATGCCAGCATTCTTGGAGTGATTGGTACAGGGGCACAAGCGCAGGGATTAATCTTAGCAATGCTAGCGGTTCGACCACTTAAGGAAATCCGGCTATATAATCGCACGCAACAAAAGGCGGAGCAACTTAAAATAGAGCTACAGCAATCCCAACAAGGGAGAGATTTGCTGATACACGTCGTACCAGAGGCAAATCAAGCTGTTGTGGGAGCAGATATTGTAATTACAGCAACCAATGCAACAAACCCCGTTTTTTCAGCAGACGCAATATCTGCGGGAGTTCACATCAATGCGATAGGATCATTTCAGCCTCATATGCAGGAGATTCCTACAGATGTACTTACAAAGGCCGATAAAGTGATTGTAGAGGGGAAGGAAGCGGCTTTAGCAGAGTCGGGAGATTTGCTACTTCCTATACAGGAGGGAGTTTTTTCTAGCCAACAGGTGTACGCTGAGCTAGGGGAGATTGCGGACGGTCAAAAGCCAGGGAGAGAAACTACGAATGAGGTAACATTATTTAAATCAGTAGGT